Genomic window (Kosakonia sp. BYX6):
CGCGCGGTGCAACGGCAGAGCAACTGCTGGCGCATCTGAAATCGGGCCAATCATGGCCGGATGTTGCACAGGCCTGGCAGGCGGCAATGGCAGACGCTAACGCCTGCGATACCGTGTTAGTGTGTGGATCGTTCCACACGGTGGCGCATGTCATGGAAGCGATGGACGCGGGGAGAACCGGTGGCAAGTAAGTTTCAGAACCGTTTGATGGGCACCATTGTGCTGGTCGCGCTCGGGGTCATTATTCTTCCCGGGCTGCTCGACGGGCAGAAAAAGCATTACCAGGATGAGTTCGCGGCGATCCCGCTGGTGCCAAAACCAGGCGATCGCGATGAGCCGGATATGATGCCAGCGGCAACTCAGGCGCTCCCGGCCCAGCCGCCGGAAGGTGCGGCTGAAGAGGTGCGGGCCGGAGATGCGGAATCGCCATCGTTGGATGCGTCCAGACTGGTGGCAAACAGCGATCCCGATCCGGAAGTTGCCAGTTCGCCGGTTGTGACGCCGAAGCCGAAACCGGCCGAGAAGCCGCAGCCAAAACCTCAGCCACAGCAGCAGACTGCGCCGCGCGAGCAGCAGCAGGCAGCGAACGAGACGCCAAAAGTGCAGGATGATAAATCCGCCCCGACTGGCAAAGCGTATGTGGTGCAACTGGGTGCGCTGAAGAACGCGGATAAAGTGAATGAAGTGGTGAGCAAATTGCGCGGCGCGGGTTATCGCGTTTACACGTCGCCGACAACGCCCGTTCAGGGTAAAATCACCCGCATTCTGGTGGGACCCGATGCCTCACGGGATAAGTTAAAAGATTCACTTGGCGAGCTTAAACAGTTGTCAGGTTTAAGCGGCGTGGTGATGGGTTACAGCGCTAATTAACAGGTCAACCTCGCTTCGTTTTACAGGCAAAAAGCCGTGAAACAGGGCGGGGGAAACCGATAAAACCTACGCCCGAAGAGGCCAAAGTTGCGATGGCGTTGAATATTTTTTCAGCGCCATTTTTATTTCCGCGCGGGAAGGAAATCCCTACGCAAACGTTTTCTTTTTCTGTTAGAATTCGCCCCGAACTGGACGACAGGGCGTAAAATCGTGGGACATATATGGTCTGGATTGATTACGCCATCATTGCGGTGATTGGTTTTTCTTGTCTTGTAAGCTTGATCCGCGGCTTTGTTCGTGAAGCGTTATC
Coding sequences:
- the dedD gene encoding cell division protein DedD, which gives rise to MASKFQNRLMGTIVLVALGVIILPGLLDGQKKHYQDEFAAIPLVPKPGDRDEPDMMPAATQALPAQPPEGAAEEVRAGDAESPSLDASRLVANSDPDPEVASSPVVTPKPKPAEKPQPKPQPQQQTAPREQQQAANETPKVQDDKSAPTGKAYVVQLGALKNADKVNEVVSKLRGAGYRVYTSPTTPVQGKITRILVGPDASRDKLKDSLGELKQLSGLSGVVMGYSAN